One genomic window of Elaeis guineensis isolate ETL-2024a chromosome 2, EG11, whole genome shotgun sequence includes the following:
- the LOC105048426 gene encoding aldehyde dehydrogenase family 2 member C4, which produces MGSQCNGDDFEVPEIKIKFTKLFINGQFVDAVSGKTFETRDPRTGEVIAHIAEGDKADVDLAVEAARQAFDHGKWPRMSGYERGRIMMKFADLIEQNIEELAILDTLDAGKLFTLGKIVDIPGTVQLLRYYAGAADKIHGETLKMSREFQGYTLKEPIGVVGHIIPWNFPSTILFFKVCPALAAGCTMVVKPAEQSPLSALYYAHLAKEAGIPDGVLNVVTGFGPTAGGAISSHMDVDKVSFTGSPEVGRLVMEAAAKSNLKSVSLELGGKSPLIIFNDADVDMAVDLANTAIFFNKGEVCVAGSRIHVQEGIYDEFVKKAAESAKKLVVGDPFDPRVNQGPQVDEGQFERVLKYIEHGKREGATLLTGGRPCGDKGYYIEPTIFTDVKEDMLIAQDEIFGPVMSLMKFKTIEEAIERANNTRYGLAAGIVTNDLNIANRVSRSIRAGSIWINCYFGFDIDCPFGGFKMSGFGKDMGLDAIDKYLQVKSVVTPIYGSPWL; this is translated from the exons ATGGGTAGCCAGTGCAACGGCGATGATTTCGAGGTGCCAGAGATCAAGATAAAGTTCACCAAGCTCTTCATCAACGGCCAATTCGTCGACGCCGTCTCCG GGAAGACATTTGAGACGAGAGATCCGCGCACCGGGGAGGTAATTGCTCATATCGCAGAAGGTGACAAGGCAGACGTGGATTTGGCCGTTGAGGCCGCGAGACAAGCATTCGACCATGGCAAATGGCCTCGCATGTCCGGCTAT GAGAGGGGGAGGATAATGATGAAATTCGCAGACTTGATTGAGCAAAATATCGAAGAATTGGCAATACTGGATACTCTGGATGCTGGAAAGTTGTTCACTCTGGGTAAAATTGTGGACATCCCTGGAACAGTACAACTCCTCCGGTATTATGCTGGGGCTGCTGATAAGATCCATGGAGAGACGCTAAAAATGTCAAGAGAGTTCCAAGGCTACACGCTGAAGGAGCCCATTGGTGTGGTCGGGCACATCATACCATGGAATTTCCCATCTACCATATTGTTCTTCAAGGTCTGCCCCGCCTTGGCTGCTGGTTGCACCATGGTCGTCAAACCTGCCGAGCAATCCCCACTCTCTGCTCTCTACTACGCCCACTTAGCGAAAGAG GCTGGCATCCCTGATGGAGTGCTCAATGTTGTCACTGGTTTTGGTCCCACAGCCGGTGGTGCCATTTCTTCTCACATGGATGTCGATAAG GTTAGTTTTACCGGCTCCCCTGAAGTAGGGCGCTTGGTGATGGAGGCAGCGGCCAAAAGCAATTTGAAGTCCGTGTCACTTGAACTTGGAGGGAAGTCACCTCTCATCATCTTCAATGATGCTGATGTAGACATGGCTGTTGATCTAGCCAACACAGCTATCTTCTTCAACAAG GGAGAAGTCTGTGTAGCAGGGTCTCGCATTCATGTTCAAGAAggaatttatgatgaatttgtgAAGAAAGCAGCAGAAAGTGCCAAAAAGTTGGTGGTTGGGGATCCTTTCGATCCTCGGGTCAATCAAGGGCCTCAG GTTGATGAGGGGCAATTTGAAAGAGTTCTTAAATACATCGAACATGGTAAGAGAGAGGGAGCCACATTACTTACTGGAGGAAGGCCATGTGGTGATAAAGGGTACTATATCGAACCCACAATCTTTACGGATGTCAAG GAGGATATGTTGATTGCACAGGATGAAATATTTGGACCTGTGATGTCCCTCATGAAGTTCAA GACCATTGAGGAGGCAATAGAGAGAGCCAACAACACTAGGTATGGACTTGCAGCAGGGATTGTGACCAATGACCTGAACATTGCGAACAGGGTCTCAAGATCGATTCGTGCAGGCTCCATTTGGATCAACTGTTACTTTGGTTTCGACATTGACTGCCCTTTCGGTGGTTTCAAGATGAGTGGTTTTGGAAAGGACATGGGATTGGATGCAATCGACAAATATCTCCAAGTCAAATCCGTTGTCACTCCCATTTATGGTTCCCCTTGGCTGTAA